The Desmodus rotundus isolate HL8 chromosome 3, HLdesRot8A.1, whole genome shotgun sequence genome includes a region encoding these proteins:
- the LOC112308031 gene encoding mitochondrial import receptor subunit TOM5 homolog codes for MLPMDGLTRKLDHKETRRKMRKDVIFSTRNFLIYVALLQGTLLILKKLDSIQRLSITRECKI; via the coding sequence ATGCTCCCCATGGACGGCCTCACGCGGAAGCTGGACCACAAGGAGACGAGACGGAAGATGCGCAAGGATGTGATCTTCTCCACAAGGAACTTCCTCATCTATGTGGCCCTGCTGCAAGGCACTCTGCTTATCTTAAAGAAATTAGACAGCATACAAAGATTGAGCATCACACGTGAGTGCAAGATATGA